From Solea senegalensis isolate Sse05_10M linkage group LG19, IFAPA_SoseM_1, whole genome shotgun sequence, the proteins below share one genomic window:
- the LOC122785304 gene encoding transcription factor 25-like, producing the protein MEKNDNGDPDKPDAKEQETSSKSTSEDRVKKKKKKKKTKGRSENGQAVQDDNIDVLLENLDQPNSLSLQNEDCGGSERRSVLHVEHRNLNPETELKKYFGARAVVGDQRPRHRNRQFHRSTWMTSPKESWPRFSRTDLK; encoded by the exons ATGGAAAAGAATGATAATGGAGACCCTGACAAACCTGACGCAAAGGAACAGGAAACATCTTCTAAG TCTACATCTGAAGACAgagttaaaaagaagaagaaaaagaagaagacaaaaggaAGGTCAGAGAATGGACAG GCTGTTCAGGATGATAACATAGATGTATTGCTGGAGAATCTGGACCAGCCCAATAGTCTGAGTTTGCAAAATGAAGATTGTGGAGGCTCTGAGAGAAGATCTGTTTTACACGTGGAGCACAG GAATCTCAACCCAGAGACGGAGCTAAAGAAATATTTTGGTGCTCGAGCTGTTGTTGGGGATCAGAG ACCTCGACATAGAAACAGGCAGTTTCACCGTAGCACCTGGATGACCAGTCCCAAGGAGAGCTGGCCTCGCTTCAGCCGAACAG ACCTGAAATAG
- the LOC122784944 gene encoding tubulin beta chain-like isoform X2 has product MREIVHLQAGQCGKYVPRAVLFDLEPGTMDSVRSGPFGQIFRPDSFVFGQTGAGNNWARGHYTEGAELVDSVLDVVRKESENCDCLQGFQLTHSLGGGTGSGMGTLLISKIREEYPDRIMNTFSVVPSPKVSDTVVEPYNATLSVHQLVENTDETFCIDNEALYDICFRTLKLTTPCYSDLNHLVSSTMSGVTTCLRFPGQLNADLRKLAVNMVPFPRLHFFMPGFAPLTSRGSQQYRALTVPELTQQMFDAKNMMAACDPRHGRYLTVAAIFRGRLSMKEVDEQILNVQNKNSSYFVEWIPNNVKTAVCDIPPRGLKMSATFIGNSTAIQELFRRISEQFTAMFRRKAFLHWYTGEGMDEMEFTEAESNMNDLISEYQQYQDATAEEEGEFDEEGEEEMD; this is encoded by the exons ATGAGGGAAATCGTGCACCTGCAGGCAGGCCAGT GTGGGAAGTATGTTCCTCGTGCAGTGCTTTTTGACTTGGAGCCAGGGACGATGGACTCTGTGAGGTCTGGTCCATTTGGGCAGATCTTTAGACCAGACAGTTTTGTCTTTGGCCAGACTGGAGCAGGTAACAACTGGGCGCGAGGTCACTACACAGAGGGAGCAGAGCTGGTGGACTCTGTCTTGGATGTGGTGAGGAAGGAGTCGGAGAACTGCGACTGCCTCCAGGGCTTCCAGCTCACGCACTCGCTGGGCGGAGGCACTGGCTCTGGCATGGGCACACTGCTCATCAGCAAAATCCGAGAGGAGTATCCAGATCGCATCATGAACACTTTCAGTGTGGTGCCCTCTCCAAAGGTCTCAGACACAGTAGTGGAGCCTTACAACGCCACCCTGTCTGTCCACCAACTGGTCGAGAACACCGATGAGACGTTCTGCATTGATAATGAGGCCCTGTATGACATCTGCTTCCGCACACTCAAACTCACCACGCCCTGCTACAGTGACCTCAATCACCTTGTCTCAAGCACCATGAGTGGGGTGACCACCTGCCTGCGCTTCCCTGGACAGCTCAACGCTGATCTGAGGAAACTGGCCGTTAACATGGTTCCCTTCCCCAGACTGCACTTCTTCATGCCAGGCTTCGCCCCGCTGACCAGTCGGGGCAGCCAGCAGTACAGAGCACTGACAGTGCCTGAACTCACGCAACAGATGTTCGATGCCAAGAATATGATGGCTGCGTGTGACCCACGTCATGGGCGCTACCTCACAGTCGCAGCCATCTTCCGAGGCCGCCTTTCCATGAAGGAGGTGGACGAACAAATTTTAAATGTGCAGAACAAGAACAGCAGCTACTTTGTGGAGTGGATCCCCAACAACGTTAAGACGGCGGTCTGTGACATCCCTCCCCGGggcctcaaaatgtccgccaCCTTCATAGGCAACAGCACAGCCATTCAGGAACTGTTCAGACGCATCTCAGAGCAGTTCACCGCCATGTTCCGCCGCAAGGCCTTCCTCCACTGGTACACAGGCGAGGGTATGGATGAGATGGAGTTCACTGAGGCTGAGAGCAACATGAACGACCTGATTTCCGAGTACCAGCAGTACCAGGACGCCACTGCTGAGGAAGAGGGCGAGTTTGATGAGGAAGGTGAAGAAGAGATGGACTAA
- the LOC122784944 gene encoding tubulin beta-4B chain-like isoform X3, which yields MREIVHLQAGQCGNQIGAKFWEVISDEHGIDPSGTYHGDNDLQLERINVYFNEAAGGKYVPRAVLFDLEPGTMDSVRSGPFGQIFRPDSFVFGQTGAGNNWARGHYTEGAELVDSVLDVVRKESENCDCLQGFQLTHSLGGGTGSGMGTLLISKIREEYPDRIMNTFSVVPSPKVSDTVVEPYNATLSVHQLVENTDETFCIDNEALYDICFRTLKLTTPCYSDLNHLVSSTMSGVTTCLRFPGQLNADLRKLAVNMVPFPRLHFFMPGFAPLTSRGSQQYRALTVPELTQQMFDAKNMMAACDPRHGRYLTVAAIFRGRLSMKEVDEQILNVQNKNSSYFVEWIPNNVKTAVCDIPPRGLKMSATFIGNSTAIQELFRRISEQFTAMFRRKAFLHWYTGEGMDEMEFTEAESNMNDLISEYQQYQDATAEEEGEFDEEGKEREVEEKHLCDAH from the exons ATGAGGGAAATCGTGCACCTGCAGGCAGGCCAGTGTGGCAACCAAATTGGAGCCAAGTTCTGGGAGGTGATAAGTGACGAGCATGGTATTGACCCATCCGGGACGTACCACGGGGACAACGACCTGCAGCTTGAGCGAATAAATGTATACTTTAACGAGGCAGCAGGTGGGAAGTATGTTCCTCGTGCAGTGCTTTTTGACTTGGAGCCAGGGACGATGGACTCTGTGAGGTCTGGTCCATTTGGGCAGATCTTTAGACCAGACAGTTTTGTCTTTGGCCAGACTGGAGCAGGTAACAACTGGGCGCGAGGTCACTACACAGAGGGAGCAGAGCTGGTGGACTCTGTCTTGGATGTGGTGAGGAAGGAGTCGGAGAACTGCGACTGCCTCCAGGGCTTCCAGCTCACGCACTCGCTGGGCGGAGGCACTGGCTCTGGCATGGGCACACTGCTCATCAGCAAAATCCGAGAGGAGTATCCAGATCGCATCATGAACACTTTCAGTGTGGTGCCCTCTCCAAAGGTCTCAGACACAGTAGTGGAGCCTTACAACGCCACCCTGTCTGTCCACCAACTGGTCGAGAACACCGATGAGACGTTCTGCATTGATAATGAGGCCCTGTATGACATCTGCTTCCGCACACTCAAACTCACCACGCCCTGCTACAGTGACCTCAATCACCTTGTCTCAAGCACCATGAGTGGGGTGACCACCTGCCTGCGCTTCCCTGGACAGCTCAACGCTGATCTGAGGAAACTGGCCGTTAACATGGTTCCCTTCCCCAGACTGCACTTCTTCATGCCAGGCTTCGCCCCGCTGACCAGTCGGGGCAGCCAGCAGTACAGAGCACTGACAGTGCCTGAACTCACGCAACAGATGTTCGATGCCAAGAATATGATGGCTGCGTGTGACCCACGTCATGGGCGCTACCTCACAGTCGCAGCCATCTTCCGAGGCCGCCTTTCCATGAAGGAGGTGGACGAACAAATTTTAAATGTGCAGAACAAGAACAGCAGCTACTTTGTGGAGTGGATCCCCAACAACGTTAAGACGGCGGTCTGTGACATCCCTCCCCGGggcctcaaaatgtccgccaCCTTCATAGGCAACAGCACAGCCATTCAGGAACTGTTCAGACGCATCTCAGAGCAGTTCACCGCCATGTTCCGCCGCAAGGCCTTCCTCCACTGGTACACAGGCGAGGGTATGGATGAGATGGAGTTCACTGAGGCTGAGAGCAACATGAACGACCTGATTTCCGAGTACCAGCAGTACCAGGACGCCACTGCTGAGGAAGAGGGCGAGTTTGATGAGGAAG GAAAAGAAAGGGAAGTGGAAGAGAAGCATCTGTGTGATGCACACTGA
- the LOC122784944 gene encoding tubulin beta-4B chain-like isoform X1 yields MREIVHLQAGQCGNQIGAKFWEVISDEHGIDPSGTYHGDNDLQLERINVYFNEAADSFVFGQTGAGNNWARGHYTEGAELVDSVLDVVRKESENCDCLQGFQLTHSLGGGTGSGMGTLLISKIREEYPDRIMNTFSVVPSPKVSDTVVEPYNATLSVHQLVENTDETFCIDNEALYDICFRTLKLTTPCYSDLNHLVSSTMSGVTTCLRFPGQLNADLRKLAVNMVPFPRLHFFMPGFAPLTSRGSQQYRALTVPELTQQMFDAKNMMAACDPRHGRYLTVAAIFRGRLSMKEVDEQILNVQNKNSSYFVEWIPNNVKTAVCDIPPRGLKMSATFIGNSTAIQELFRRISEQFTAMFRRKAFLHWYTGEGMDEMEFTEAESNMNDLISEYQQYQDATAEEEGEFDEEGEEEMD; encoded by the exons ATGAGGGAAATCGTGCACCTGCAGGCAGGCCAGTGTGGCAACCAAATTGGAGCCAAGTTCTGGGAGGTGATAAGTGACGAGCATGGTATTGACCCATCCGGGACGTACCACGGGGACAACGACCTGCAGCTTGAGCGAATAAATGTATACTTTAACGAGGCAGCAG ACAGTTTTGTCTTTGGCCAGACTGGAGCAGGTAACAACTGGGCGCGAGGTCACTACACAGAGGGAGCAGAGCTGGTGGACTCTGTCTTGGATGTGGTGAGGAAGGAGTCGGAGAACTGCGACTGCCTCCAGGGCTTCCAGCTCACGCACTCGCTGGGCGGAGGCACTGGCTCTGGCATGGGCACACTGCTCATCAGCAAAATCCGAGAGGAGTATCCAGATCGCATCATGAACACTTTCAGTGTGGTGCCCTCTCCAAAGGTCTCAGACACAGTAGTGGAGCCTTACAACGCCACCCTGTCTGTCCACCAACTGGTCGAGAACACCGATGAGACGTTCTGCATTGATAATGAGGCCCTGTATGACATCTGCTTCCGCACACTCAAACTCACCACGCCCTGCTACAGTGACCTCAATCACCTTGTCTCAAGCACCATGAGTGGGGTGACCACCTGCCTGCGCTTCCCTGGACAGCTCAACGCTGATCTGAGGAAACTGGCCGTTAACATGGTTCCCTTCCCCAGACTGCACTTCTTCATGCCAGGCTTCGCCCCGCTGACCAGTCGGGGCAGCCAGCAGTACAGAGCACTGACAGTGCCTGAACTCACGCAACAGATGTTCGATGCCAAGAATATGATGGCTGCGTGTGACCCACGTCATGGGCGCTACCTCACAGTCGCAGCCATCTTCCGAGGCCGCCTTTCCATGAAGGAGGTGGACGAACAAATTTTAAATGTGCAGAACAAGAACAGCAGCTACTTTGTGGAGTGGATCCCCAACAACGTTAAGACGGCGGTCTGTGACATCCCTCCCCGGggcctcaaaatgtccgccaCCTTCATAGGCAACAGCACAGCCATTCAGGAACTGTTCAGACGCATCTCAGAGCAGTTCACCGCCATGTTCCGCCGCAAGGCCTTCCTCCACTGGTACACAGGCGAGGGTATGGATGAGATGGAGTTCACTGAGGCTGAGAGCAACATGAACGACCTGATTTCCGAGTACCAGCAGTACCAGGACGCCACTGCTGAGGAAGAGGGCGAGTTTGATGAGGAAGGTGAAGAAGAGATGGACTAA